The following is a genomic window from Bacteroidia bacterium.
TTTCTGGCAAAAACCAGCCACGAAATCCGCACCCCTCTCAACCCGATTCTCCTGCTTACCACCCTCTTGCTGGATTCTAACCTTTCTTCTACTCAGCGGGAACAACTGGAGGCGATCAAGTCGGCTGGAGAAACGTTGCTTGCAGTGGTCAATGATATTCTCGACCTCTCCAAAATTGAAGCGGGCAAAATCGACTTCAGCCATCATGGATTTAACCTCCGGCAGGTATTTGATCATGTAGAAGACATGATGGAGCTTTCTGCCAATGGAAAAGGGCTGAAGCTTATATTTAATCTTGACAACCGTATTCCGGAGCGACTGGTCGGCGACAATGTCCGGCTGACGCAGATCTTACTAAATCTTGTGGGCAACGCAATCAAATTTACCCACAAGGGCAATATTACCATTGAAGCTAAACTTATCGATCAGTCGAAAGAGAAGGTAAATATTTACTTTAAAGTTTCTGACACAGGTATCGGTATCCCACAAGACAAGCTGAAAGTGATTTTTGAAAGCTTCCAGCAAATCGAAAACGAGGACAACCGACGCCAGGGCGGCACCGGATTAGGGCTTACGATTGTCAGACAACTGGTAAAACTTCAGGGTGGCAATATCAATGTTACCAGTAATGTAGGAGAAGGGTCTGCTTTTGACTTTGAACTCGGATTTGACCTGACTCTCCCCGAAGAAGGGCCCAAACCAGAGGTCGTCATCGACAAGACCAAGTTTACCGGCATGGAAATACTACTGGTCGAAGACAATCCGCTCAACCAGATGGTAACCCGGAAACTACTTTCTGACTGGGGAATCGATATTCAGATCGCCAACAACGGGCGGGAGTGTATCGAGAAACTTGAGGAAAAAAACTATGACCTGATCCTGATGGATGTGCAAATGCCTGAGATGAATGGATATGAGGCCACCCAACATATCAGGGAGAAAATGGATTCGCCCTACCGTGAAATACCCATCATCGCACTTACTGCGAATGCATTTACAGGAAGCGACGATGAATGCCTGCGGGTAGGAATGAATGACTATGTATCAAAGCCCATTGAAATCGCCAATCTTTATACAAAAATTCTTCAACACGCCAGAACCGGAAAACGAAAACTGGATTCTACCCAGCAGTCCAACGGTAAACAGCAACTGCACGTTAATGGTAATGGTTCAAATAATTCCCCAAAGGAAGAAAGCCTAAAGACGTTGGATAATATGCCTTTAAAGCAATATACAGATCTCACATACCTCGAGCAAATCTCTGGAGGAGATGCGACTATCATCCGGAAAACTATCGAAAAATTTCTCGAAACAACGCCAGATATGCTTGAAAAAATGTCTCTCCAACTAGACAATAAGGAGTATGACGAACTTGGAAAAACTGTACATAAACTAAAAAGTTCGGTGGCATTCATGGGGATTAATTCTATAAAAGAGACCATTCTCGAAGTAGAAAAAGTCATTAAAACTCATTCCAACCAACAGACGCTCCAGGCGCTGGTCGGGAAAATCCGTGAAGTGATAGAAAGTTCTTTCGCCGAACTCGAAAATAGCCTTCCGACACATTGATACTGGATAATTACCATAATTCCTTCTACATTCGTAGCTGACTTTCTATTGAACTATGACACAGGACTTCAGCTTTACCACTGCAGCAGGCAATCTTATCTCAATTACGCTCTATGGCGCAGAATCGCTCGGAGATGGCCCTGCTATTCTATATGTTCATGGCCTGAAAGGATTTAAGGACTGGGGGTTTGTGCCTTACGCAGGTAATTTTTTTGCTGAGCGGGGGTTCAGTTTTTTCTGTTTCAACTTTTCACACAACGGAATCGGAAAGGACAAAGAAAACCTGACGGAGACTGATAAGTTTGAAAAAAATACTTTCAGCCTGGAGGTAAGTGAAACCTTAGAAGTCATTCATCTGATCACCCATACCAATTTTTTCGGTAAAGATCTCCACCACAAACTGGGACTGATCGGTCATAGCCGGGGGGGAGGGATCAGTATCCTCGCGGCGAGCCGGGCCGAAAAGGTAGCAGCGCTATGTACCTGGGCTGCGGTTTCAAATTTTGACCGGTATACCAAAGAAGATCGACAAAAGTGGAGAAAAAAAGGACACTACGAAGTAGTTAATTCCCGTACCGGACAAATTTTAAAAATGGGACTCCCGATTTTGGATGATCTGGAAAAAAATGGAAGGAGCAAACTTAATATCCTTCAGGCTGCCAAAACATTCCAGCGCCCGCTCTTGCTGCTACACGGGCAGGAAGACGAAACTGTTCCATTTTTTGAAGCCGAACATCTCAATATTTACGGAGATCCCAACCACACGCTCATGCGCATTATCCCAAATGGTACCCATACATTTGGCGCAACCCATCCCTTTACAGAAACCACTGCGCCGCTTACCCAGGTGCTACAGCATAGCCTGGATTTTTTCAACAAACACCTCAAGTAATCATGTCCTTTCAAAAGCTGATTCAGGAAATACGTCAGAAAAAATTTGCACCGGTATATTATCTCCACGGTGAAGAGACCTATTTTATCGATAAAATTGTCGAAGAACTAGATAAAGACGGGGCTGTCCTCACCGCTTCAGAAACAGCTTTCAACAGAGAAGTATTGTATGGCCCGGAAACAACCGCAAGCAAAATCATCAATGCCTGCCGCAGTTTTCCAGTCATGGCACAGTACAAACTGATCATCCTGAAAGAAGCACAACGCCTCAACAAAACAGAAGCCGACAAACTCAAAAGTTATCTGGCACAACCGGTCCCTTCCACGATTCTTGTCATGGCATTTAAAGGACCGAAAACCGGCCTCCCCGCCGCTGTGGCAAAAACCCTTCATAAAAGCACTGCTGTCTATCAGGCAAAAAAAATGTATGATCAGGATGTGCAGCAATGGGTAACAGGGCATATCAGCGATATCGGACTCGAATGCGACCCCGGCATTCCTGCTATACTGGTGACCAATCTCGGTACAAACCTAAACCTCATAGAAAATGAGCTGGAGAAAATGTTTCTCTATCTGAAAGCTACAGGTCAGAAAAAAATCACCCAACAGTTTGTGTATGAAATGATCAATGTCGATAAGGAGTTTAATGTGTTTGAATTGACCAATGCCCTCGGAAAAAGGGATGTGTATCGATCACATATGATCATTGACCGACTGACTCAAAATTCGAAAACAAATCCGCCGGTGCTTACGGTCAATGGATTGTTTCGCTTCTTCCATCAGATTGCGCTGCTGAAGCAGTTTCAGTTGAAAGATGTAAATGCGGTAAAAAATAAGCTCGATGTCAACTATTATGCAGCAAAAGATTATCTGGAAGCCAGCAAATCTTATAACCTCTCACAGGTGTATCGAAACATCGGCTATATTCAGGATGCCGACCTCCAGCTAAAAGGAATGATCCCCTCAAACATGGATGAATCCCATGTCCTCAAAACCCTTGTCTGGCAGATTCTCAACTAAAGATTATTTCAGCATGCCCAATGTTCCCGGAAGCCAGAGACTGATTTCGGGGATGTAGGTGGTCAGTATTAAAATTAGCAGCATGGCCATAAACAACGGCAACAGCGGCCTTATCAGCCTGCTGATACTCACATTGGCTACGGCAGCACCCACAAACAAAACAGAACCCACCGGCGGTGTACAAAGACCAATACAAAGGTTCATGATCATGATGATCCCAAAATGCACTGGATCAACCCCCAATTCCTGCACAACCGGCAAAAATATTGGAGTAAAAATCAATACCGCAGGCGTCATATCCATAAATACCCCTACGGCCAGCAGCACAAGATTGATGATGATCAGAATGACAATTTTGCTATCGCTAATGGAGAGAAGCGCAGCACTGACATCCTGAGGAATATTTTCAAATGCAAGCACCCAGGACATAGCCATAGAAGTGGCAATCAGAATCAGTACGATAGAGGTAGTCTTGACTGCATTTAACAATACTTCCGGCAAATGCGAGATTTTCACTTCTCCATAAATAAAAGCCAGCAATAAGGTGTATAGCACTGCAATCACAGAAGCTTCCGTTGCGGTAAATACCCCGGCGATGATTCCTCCAATGACAATCAACAGAAGAAACAGGCTGGGTACAGCATCCAGAAAAGTCTGGAAACCCATCGTAAACCGATAAAATTCCTCCCCTTCTCGATTGTCTTTTTTTGCATATACCCCACCCCACAGCAAAAAGGCAATCTGGCTCAGCGACCGTTGGATTCCGGAAAGTTTATGGGTGAATATTTTCCTTCCAAATACAGCCATCACCGCCAGATATCCCCCCCATAATAAAAAGTTGAGCAGATAACGCATCGTTGTATTTTCCATCGCCCCAATCACACTTCTGCTGAGTGCAACCATTCCCACCAGCACCAACAAGCCCGGTATTGCATACATCAGACGACGCGCTACTTTTTCTTTCGACAATTTGCTCTGTGTCGGGTATTTTTTCCTGACAGCGATCACCCCTGCCACCAGCATCAGTACCAGCCCAATCAGCACGCCGGGGATATAACCAGCCACAAACAGTGCACCGATAGAAACACCGCCACTGGCAAGAGAATAGACAATCATAATATTGCTGGGAGGAATAATCATACCCGTAGTTGCGGAGCTGATATTTACCGAAGCATTGTATTCAGGGTCATATCCTTCATCGACCATCTGGCTGTGCATCGCCCCACCGATGGCCGAGGCAGCAGCTACCGCAGATCCCGAAATAGCCCCAAAAAGCATATTGGCGAGGATATTGATATGGGCCAATGCGCCGGGAAGCCATCCGATCAGGGTACGGGCAAAACTGATCAGCCGACGGGCAATTCCCCCCGCATTCATCAATTGCCCGGCAAGGATAAAAAACGGAATAGCCAGCAACGGAAAACTATCGAGGCCGGTGGCCATACGCTGTGCGATTGTACTGAGCGCAATATCGCCCGGCATACTTACGGCAATCGTCAGGATAGCTGATATGCCAATGCTGTAAGCGATCGGCACACCGATAGCCAGCAGAATGATAAAACTTAAAGCGAGTATAAGAACTGTCATGTCAGGATAATAGTAGGTAGTAAATGGATTAACTGTTTTTCACCTCAAGGATATTGGCCAGGCTATACCATGCGGTAATCAGTCCGCTCACGGGAACAGCCATATACAGATAACCCAGTGGCATAAAGAGAACCGGAGAGGTTTGTTTCAACTCAAAGGTGAGCTTTGTGAGAAAAAAACCACCCAGGGTCATCACTACAAAAGCAAATACAAAAACCACCCCGTGAATAACCATATTCAGGTTTCGTTTGGACCGCCCGGCCAAACTATTGGGAAGCAGGTCAACGGCCAGGTGCATATTCTTACCCGTAGCATAAGCAGCACCCATCAGGCCCAGCCATACCAGAAAAAACCGCGCGAGTTCTTCCGAAGCAGAACTCGCAGCTGCAATTACCCCCCACTGCGCAAGGAACCGGGACAGAACCTGCCAGGTGACATTGATCACCATGAGAGACATAAATACAATCAGAATGATTTCGAGAATCCGGTCAATGGATTTTTTCATTGAGTCAGGGTAGAAGGGTTAATGGAAGAACTTACTGAATCGGCCTTTACATTTTGTATCTGAAGGATGAGATCATATAACTCAGGTTCCGATTTGTACTGATCAAAAACGCCCGAAAGCTTGTCCATAAAAGGCGTTTTATCGGGGTAAATCACCTCTACGCCCGCAGCTTTTATTACATCCAGCGATTTTTGTTCGGCTTCGGCCCATGCTTTCCTTTCAAAGATGACAGACTCATGTACGGCTTCCATAAGCCATTCGCGCTCCTGTGCCGAAAGAATTTCCCACCACCTCGTACTGATCAGCAAGACATCCGGCACCGCTGAATGTTCATTGAGGGAATAATATTTGCAAATTTCATAATGCCGGGAGGTTTCAAAGCTCGGCGGGTTATTTTCTGCCCCATCGACCACCCCCTGCTGGAGCGCGCTGTACAGTTCCCCCCAGTCAATGGGGGTAGCAGATCCGCCCAGAAGATTGACCATATCTGTGGCAGTTTTACTTTTCTGGACACGAATTTTCATCCCCGAAAGGTCATCAGGGGTATGAATACCTTTTTGTGTAGTATAAAATGATCTGAAACCCGCATCGTAAAAACACAGTCCGCGAAGGCGATAAGCGGAAGGAGCTTCCAACAACAATTCTCCGATAGGGCCATCGAGCACCTTAAACTGATGTTCACGACTTCGCCATATATACGGGAGGCCCAGTACCCTGAGCTTTGGCGCGAAATTTTCCAGTACCGCACCCGATACCTTGGTTATCGCAATGCTGCCAACCTGGAGGAGTTCTACGGCCTCTCTTTCCCTGCCTAATTGTTCATTGGGATAAATGTCGATCAGAAGTTTGCCATCGGAGATTTCGGCGCATCTTTTAGCCATAAACTCCATCGACTTGTGCACAGGATGGTCGATCGGAAGCCCGTGTGCCAGCTTAAGAGACCGATGGTTCAGAATTTTTTCACAGGACAAACCACTCAGCATGCACACGCCAAGTATAATCGCCAGTATTCGTTGTTTTCTCATTGTCAGAAACCAAAATATGCTTTCGCATTGTGATAACAGATATTCTCCACCAATTGCCCCAGCCATTTGCGATCATTGGGCAATTCTCCATTTTCAACATCATTGCCGAGCATATTACAAAGAATTCTTCGGAAGTATTCATGCCGGGGGTAAGAAAGGAAACTGCGCGAATCTGTAAGCATACCTACAAAGCGGCTCAGAAGGCCCATATTGGAAAGCGCATTGATCTGTTTTTCCATCCCGTCTTTCTGGTCGAGAAACCACCATGCCGAACCAAACTGCATCTTACCGGGAAATGAACCATCGTTAAAATTGCCGATCATGGTAGCCATCAGTTCATTGTCGCGGGGATTGAGGTTGTAGAGAATCGTTTTACAAAGTTTATTTTCGGTGTCGAGCCGGTTGAGAAACTTTGCCAGTGGCCGGGCGATTTCAAAATCACCGATCGAATCAAAGCCTGTATCAGGGCCCAGCAGCTTCACCATTCGGGAACTATTGTTTCTCAGAGCACCGAGGTGAAACTGCATTGTCCAGCCTTTTTCATGATACATTTCACCCAGATGGTATAAAACGGCTGATTTAAACTGCTGAATCTCCTGAGGATCGGGGGTTGTACCCAGCCTCACTTTATGAAAAATGCGGTTGATGTCGTCATAGTCAAACGCCTCTGCATACATCGTCTCAAGACCATGGTCAGAGAGTCGTGCGCCATTTTCATGAAAATAATCCACCCGCTCCTGTAAGGCATTCAACAAATCGATAAAGTGACTGATTTCAAAACCCGTAACTTCCGAAAGCCTTTCCATGTACGCATTATAGGCAGGAGGATTTTCGATATTGAGTGATTTATCGGGGCGGAATGCAGGGAGAACCTGAATACCGAAATCGTCGGCTTTGATTTTTTTATGAGCTTCCAGAGAATCTATAGGGTCATCGGTTGTACAGATAACCTTTACATTCATTTGTTTGAGGATACCGCGGGTCGAAAAATCAGGCTGCTGAAGTTTAGCTGTACATTCATCATAAATCTCTCTGGCCGTATCGGAATTGAGAATTTTAGAAATCTCAAACGGACGCTTTAGCTCCATGTGCGTCCAATGATACAGCGGATTGCGCATGGTCCACGGCACTGTCTCTGCCCATTTTTCAAACTTCTCATAGTCTGAGGCATCGCCGGTACAATATCTTTCGGGGACACCATTGGTGCGCATTGCCCGCCATTTGTAGTGATCACCTTCCAGCCAGATACGGGTGAGGTTTTCAAATTGCCGATCATTGGCAATATCCTCCGGAGACAAATGACAATGGTAGTCAATCACAGGCATGTCTTTCGCATGCTCATGGTAGAGAAACCGGGCAGTTTCTGTTTGTAATAGAAAATGTTCGTCCAAAAATCCTTTCATGCGTTGATGATAATAAAAAAAATGGTATATAAAAAAAGCCAGCCCTTTCGGACCGGCAAAAAAAAAATGCTTATTGAGCAAGGGTGTTAGGGATTCATGTATAAATCAGCGATTTATTTTATAAAGACCCCTTTATCATCATATCTCAACTGGCGGCGTCTGCCATCGATCGAAATATCTATTTTGTAGTAACGGGCTTCCGGCGCATCAAGATAACCCGTTTTGAGCAGTGTCGCTCCCGGAAAATTTTTCCGGAAATGTGCCATAGATTCTGCCGGCATCATATTTAACGGTACTTCTATATCGGTGCGTTCCCACACTTCAGAGAAAGAATAGTGTGCAGTCATTTTCAATTCATGGTTGACAAAAGTAACCTCATACCCGGAAGCATCTTTTTTCCAGCTTGCCATTTCAGCATCAGGAAAATGGTCTTCAAACACATGAGAGAGACTTGTCGGAGGCGAATAGGCCCCTCGGGTTTGTGCCTTAAGGTAAGTAGTAAAACATACCAGCGCACAGGCGATTATCCAAAATCTGGTCATGGCCGTTGGTTAGGGTAAATATTATAGATCACAAAAGCGCCTAAACATAATAGATTTTTCGCATTTTCACAAACTCCGAAAAGTCTCTATATTCGTTTTATGACTACCACTCACCGAGCGACCTACAACCCCGGACAATTTACCGGCCTGATTCTGGGGCCTGCTTTGTTTTTTATCACCATTCTTACCGGTGGCCCTGACAGTATGCCGGAGCCAGCCGTCGGTATATTAGCCACCACACTCTGGATAGCCGTCTGGTGGATCACAGAGGCTATACCAATCGAAGCGACGTCCATATTGCCGATTCTGCTTTTTCCTTTTACGGGCGGGCTTTCTATCGGACAGACCACTGCTGCTTATGGGCATCCGCTTGTTTTTCTTTACCTCGGCGGCTTTATCATAGCCCTGGCCATCGAAAAATGGAATCTGCATCAAAGAATTGCCCTCAATATTATTTATGTGGTGGGCACCAATCTGCCCATGCTGATTTTGGGTTTTATGCTCGCCACGGCGTTT
Proteins encoded in this region:
- a CDS encoding response regulator is translated as MENRIQILLIEDHIPDARLIHEYIRQVTHQRYNLIIAGTLKEGREILFNKKIDIILLDLNLPDSMGFDTFENIYSEFPLHPIVVLTGETDEKLGLRAVKSGGQDFISKNDLSSKYLSRVINYAIERNQLQRNLHQAQDLAKIGNWDLNIETNEMTCSPIVYSIFETKQGEEFRTLQDYLMAVHPEDQQEVALKLKKVFEDGGSFEVDHRIAFPDGRVKYSVFQGKAQMNQDNHPEKLVGSVQDITERKQIEDLKQMNELNARAMQLRQEFLAKTSHEIRTPLNPILLLTTLLLDSNLSSTQREQLEAIKSAGETLLAVVNDILDLSKIEAGKIDFSHHGFNLRQVFDHVEDMMELSANGKGLKLIFNLDNRIPERLVGDNVRLTQILLNLVGNAIKFTHKGNITIEAKLIDQSKEKVNIYFKVSDTGIGIPQDKLKVIFESFQQIENEDNRRQGGTGLGLTIVRQLVKLQGGNINVTSNVGEGSAFDFELGFDLTLPEEGPKPEVVIDKTKFTGMEILLVEDNPLNQMVTRKLLSDWGIDIQIANNGRECIEKLEEKNYDLILMDVQMPEMNGYEATQHIREKMDSPYREIPIIALTANAFTGSDDECLRVGMNDYVSKPIEIANLYTKILQHARTGKRKLDSTQQSNGKQQLHVNGNGSNNSPKEESLKTLDNMPLKQYTDLTYLEQISGGDATIIRKTIEKFLETTPDMLEKMSLQLDNKEYDELGKTVHKLKSSVAFMGINSIKETILEVEKVIKTHSNQQTLQALVGKIREVIESSFAELENSLPTH
- the holA gene encoding DNA polymerase III subunit delta yields the protein MSFQKLIQEIRQKKFAPVYYLHGEETYFIDKIVEELDKDGAVLTASETAFNREVLYGPETTASKIINACRSFPVMAQYKLIILKEAQRLNKTEADKLKSYLAQPVPSTILVMAFKGPKTGLPAAVAKTLHKSTAVYQAKKMYDQDVQQWVTGHISDIGLECDPGIPAILVTNLGTNLNLIENELEKMFLYLKATGQKKITQQFVYEMINVDKEFNVFELTNALGKRDVYRSHMIIDRLTQNSKTNPPVLTVNGLFRFFHQIALLKQFQLKDVNAVKNKLDVNYYAAKDYLEASKSYNLSQVYRNIGYIQDADLQLKGMIPSNMDESHVLKTLVWQILN
- a CDS encoding TRAP transporter small permease; its protein translation is MKKSIDRILEIILIVFMSLMVINVTWQVLSRFLAQWGVIAAASSASEELARFFLVWLGLMGAAYATGKNMHLAVDLLPNSLAGRSKRNLNMVIHGVVFVFAFVVMTLGGFFLTKLTFELKQTSPVLFMPLGYLYMAVPVSGLITAWYSLANILEVKNS
- the uxaC gene encoding glucuronate isomerase, whose product is MKGFLDEHFLLQTETARFLYHEHAKDMPVIDYHCHLSPEDIANDRQFENLTRIWLEGDHYKWRAMRTNGVPERYCTGDASDYEKFEKWAETVPWTMRNPLYHWTHMELKRPFEISKILNSDTAREIYDECTAKLQQPDFSTRGILKQMNVKVICTTDDPIDSLEAHKKIKADDFGIQVLPAFRPDKSLNIENPPAYNAYMERLSEVTGFEISHFIDLLNALQERVDYFHENGARLSDHGLETMYAEAFDYDDINRIFHKVRLGTTPDPQEIQQFKSAVLYHLGEMYHEKGWTMQFHLGALRNNSSRMVKLLGPDTGFDSIGDFEIARPLAKFLNRLDTENKLCKTILYNLNPRDNELMATMIGNFNDGSFPGKMQFGSAWWFLDQKDGMEKQINALSNMGLLSRFVGMLTDSRSFLSYPRHEYFRRILCNMLGNDVENGELPNDRKWLGQLVENICYHNAKAYFGF
- a CDS encoding prolyl oligopeptidase family serine peptidase, which encodes MTQDFSFTTAAGNLISITLYGAESLGDGPAILYVHGLKGFKDWGFVPYAGNFFAERGFSFFCFNFSHNGIGKDKENLTETDKFEKNTFSLEVSETLEVIHLITHTNFFGKDLHHKLGLIGHSRGGGISILAASRAEKVAALCTWAAVSNFDRYTKEDRQKWRKKGHYEVVNSRTGQILKMGLPILDDLEKNGRSKLNILQAAKTFQRPLLLLHGQEDETVPFFEAEHLNIYGDPNHTLMRIIPNGTHTFGATHPFTETTAPLTQVLQHSLDFFNKHLK
- a CDS encoding TRAP transporter substrate-binding protein, with protein sequence MRKQRILAIILGVCMLSGLSCEKILNHRSLKLAHGLPIDHPVHKSMEFMAKRCAEISDGKLLIDIYPNEQLGREREAVELLQVGSIAITKVSGAVLENFAPKLRVLGLPYIWRSREHQFKVLDGPIGELLLEAPSAYRLRGLCFYDAGFRSFYTTQKGIHTPDDLSGMKIRVQKSKTATDMVNLLGGSATPIDWGELYSALQQGVVDGAENNPPSFETSRHYEICKYYSLNEHSAVPDVLLISTRWWEILSAQEREWLMEAVHESVIFERKAWAEAEQKSLDVIKAAGVEVIYPDKTPFMDKLSGVFDQYKSEPELYDLILQIQNVKADSVSSSINPSTLTQ
- a CDS encoding TRAP transporter large permease yields the protein MTVLILALSFIILLAIGVPIAYSIGISAILTIAVSMPGDIALSTIAQRMATGLDSFPLLAIPFFILAGQLMNAGGIARRLISFARTLIGWLPGALAHINILANMLFGAISGSAVAAASAIGGAMHSQMVDEGYDPEYNASVNISSATTGMIIPPSNIMIVYSLASGGVSIGALFVAGYIPGVLIGLVLMLVAGVIAVRKKYPTQSKLSKEKVARRLMYAIPGLLVLVGMVALSRSVIGAMENTTMRYLLNFLLWGGYLAVMAVFGRKIFTHKLSGIQRSLSQIAFLLWGGVYAKKDNREGEEFYRFTMGFQTFLDAVPSLFLLLIVIGGIIAGVFTATEASVIAVLYTLLLAFIYGEVKISHLPEVLLNAVKTTSIVLILIATSMAMSWVLAFENIPQDVSAALLSISDSKIVILIIINLVLLAVGVFMDMTPAVLIFTPIFLPVVQELGVDPVHFGIIMIMNLCIGLCTPPVGSVLFVGAAVANVSISRLIRPLLPLFMAMLLILILTTYIPEISLWLPGTLGMLK